From a region of the Paralichthys olivaceus isolate ysfri-2021 chromosome 4, ASM2471397v2, whole genome shotgun sequence genome:
- the myl7 gene encoding myosin regulatory light chain 2, atrial isoform, producing the protein MASKKASNKRQRGGQKSCSNVFSMFEQSQIQEFKEAFGCIDQDRDGVIKKQDLKQTYAQLGKLNVNDEELDEMLNEGKGPINFTVFLSLFGEKLNGTDPEDTILAAFKLFDPNGTGFVNKDEFRRLLMNQADKFTAEEADQAFSLAPIDPTGNIDYKSLCYIITHGDEKEES; encoded by the exons ATG GCGAGTAAGAAGGCCTCCAataagagacagaggggaggacAGAAGTCCTGCTCCAATGTCTTCTCCATGTTCGAGCAGAGCCAGATTCAGGAGTTTAAGGAG GCCTTTGGTTGTATCGACCAGGACAGGGACGGTGTTATCAAAAAACAAGACTTGAAGCAGACGTATGCACAGCTGG ggaAACTTAATGTCAATGACGAGGAGTTGGATGAGATGCTGAACGAGGGGAAAGGGCCCATTAACTTCACTGTGTTCCTGTCTCTGTTTGGAGAGAAACTCAATG GTACCGATCCTGAGGACACCATACTTGCTGCCTTCAAACTATTTGATCCCAATGGCACAGGCTTTGTCAACAAGGATGA GTTTAGACGATTACTGATGAACCAAGCTGATAAATTCACAGCTGAGGAg GCGGATCAGGCCTTCTCTCTCGCTCCCATTGACCCGACCGGTAACATCGACTACAAGTCGCTCTGCTACATCATCACACATGGAGATGAGAAGGAGGAATCCTAA
- the LOC109637066 gene encoding glycerol-3-phosphate acyltransferase 3-like, producing MEDFWAGALWALKIWLYLIVSLIMIPAMFGFSLGISETYMTVLVKTLEWATRKIQKANAEEQTLQASASNSLIQREDGSMEKELEELRRSRPKPPVGGDFTLSDCFYFTRRGIESIVEDEVTQRFTSEELVSWNLLTRTNNDFQYISLRLTLVYGLGIFVRYCILAPLRITLASIGLSWLVIGTSAVGLLPHSRVKSWLSEWVHVMCYRICARGLSAAICYHNRENKPKKGGICVANHTSPIDIVILCNDGCYAMVGQVHGGLIGVVQRAMVRSCPHVWFERAEMKDRHLVTKRLMDHVNDKTKLPILIFPEGTCVNNTSVMMFKKGSFEIGATIYPVAIKYDPKFGDAFWNSSKYSMVNYLLRMMTSWALVCNVWYLPAMHQQEGEDAVQFANRVKSAIAHRGGLVDLQWDGGLKRAKVKETFKEQQQKQYSSMVVGDDSSSNSD from the exons ATGGAGGACTTCTGGGCCGGGGCCCTCTGGGCACTGAAGATCTGGCTGTACCTCATCGTCAGCCTCATCATGATCCCAGCCATGTTTGGCTTCTCGCTGGGCATCTCCGAAACGTACATGACCGTTCTGGTCAAAACCTTAGAG TGGGCCACTCGGAAGATACAGAAGGCAAACGCAGAGGAGCAGACACTGCAGGCCTCTGCATCTAACA GTCTCATCCAGAGGGAAGATGGCTCCATGGAGAAAGAGTTAGAGGAACTCCGACGCAGTCGCCCCAAACCCCCAGTGGGAGGTGATTTTACACTAAGcgactgtttttatttcacccgAAGAGGCATTGAGAGCATTGTAGAGGACGAG gtGACCCAGCGGTTCACATCAGAGGAGCTGGTGTCCTGGAACTTACTCACTCGCACCAACAATGATTTCCAGTACATCAGTCTGAGGCTGACACTGGTTTACGGCCTGGGCATCTTTGTGAGATACTGCATCCTGGCTCCACTCAG GATAACACTGGCCTCTATCGGTCTGAGCTGGTTGGTAATAGGAACATCAGCAGTTGGATTACTCCCACATTCAAG GGTGAAGTCTTGGCTGAGCGAATGGGTTCACGTCATGTGCTACAGAATCTGTGCTCGTGGACTTTCTGCTGCTATCTGCTATCACAACAG ggaaaataaaccaaaaaaaggaGGAATCTGTGTGGCCAATCACACTTCTCCCATCGACATTGTGATTCTCTGCAACGATGGCTGTTATGCGATG GTGGGTCAGGTCCATGGAGGCTTGATAGGAGTCGTTCAGAGAGCCATGGTGAGGTCTTGTCCTCACGTCTGGTTTGAGAGAGCAGAGATGAAAGATCGCCACCTAGTGACCAAAAG GTTGATGGATCATGTGAACGACAAGACAAAGCTTCCCATATTAATATTTCCAGAGG GAACCTGTGTCAACAACACATCTGTCATGATGTTCAAAAAAGGGAGTTTTGAAATCGGAGCGACAATATATCCAGTAGCCATTAAG TATGACCCGAAGTTTGGAGACGCTTTCTGGAACAGCTCCAAGTACAGCATGGTGAATTACCTGCTGAGGATGATGACCAGCTGGGCCCTCGTCTGCAACGTCTGGTACCTGCCAGCCATGCATCAGCAG GAGGGGGAAGATGCTGTGCAGTTCGCCAACAGAGTGAAGTCGGCCATCGCTCACCGGGGAGGACTGGTAGATCTACAATG GGACGGAGGCTTGAAGAGAGCAAAGGTGAAGGAGACGtttaaagagcagcagcagaagcagtaCAGCAGCATGGTGGTGGGagacgacagcagcagcaacagtgacTGA
- the gck gene encoding hexokinase-4 isoform X1: MPCVSCRPDQTVKMPCSYSSVVDKILMVEQILSEFRLNKEDLKEIMKRMQCEMERGLRLETHEESSVKMLPTYVCSTPEGSEVGDFLALDLGGTNFRVMLVIVGEDEERSWKVETKNQMYSIPEDAMTGTAEMLFDYVAECMSDFLDKHHIKHKKLPLGFTFSFPVRHENIDKGILLNWTKGFKASGAEGNNIVGLLRDAIKRRGDFEMDVVAMVNDTVATMISCYYEDRSCEVGMIVGTGCNACYMEEMRTVELVEGEEGRMCVNTEWGAFGGNGELEEFRLEYDRVVDETSINPGKQLYEKLISGKYMGELVRLVLMKLVNEDLLFNGEASELLKTRGSFEARYVSQMESDTGDRKQIYNILSSLGVLPSELDCDIVRLVCESVSTRSAHMCGAGLAGVINTMRERRSQEALKITVGVDGSVYKLHPCFRDRFHKVVRDLTPHCEITFLQSEEGSGRGAALISAVACKMAACMLTQ, encoded by the exons ATGCCGTGTGTCAGCTGTCGTCCAGACCAGACGGTGAAGATGCCTTGTAGCTACAGCTCTGTGGTTGATAAAATCCTCATG GTAGAGCAGATCCTGTCAGAGTTCAGACTGAACAAGGAAGATCTTAAAGAAATCATGAAGCGGATGCAGTGTGAAATGGAGAGAGGACTGCGCTTAGAGACGCACGAGGAGTCCAGTGTGAAAATGCTGCCAACTTACGTGTGCTCCACCCCTGAGGGCTCAG aggtAGGTGATTTCCTGGCTCTGGATCTGGGGGGTACAAACTTCCGTGTCATGCTGGTCATAGTGGgtgaagatgaggagaggagctggaagGTAGAGACCAAGAACCAGATGTACTCCATTCCTGAAGATGCCATGACAGGGACGGCTGAAATG CTCTTTGATTACGTAGCAGAGTGCATGTCGGACTTTTTGGACAAACATCACATCAAGCACAAAAAGCTTCCTCTGGGTTTTACTTTCTCCTTTCCAGTGCGACATGAGAACATTGACAAG GGAATCCTCCTTAACTGGACCAAAGGCTTCAAGGCCTCTGGGGCTGAGGGCAACAACATTGTGGGTTTACTCCGAGATGCCATCAAGAGACGAGGA GACTTTGAGATGGATGTGGTCGCCATGGTGAATGACACAGTAGCCACCATGATCTCCTGCTATTACGAGGACCGCAGCTGTGAAGTCGGGATGATTGTTG GCACTGGTTGTAACGCATGTTacatggaggagatgaggacTGTGGAGCTGGTAGAAGGGGAGGAGGGCCGGATGTGTGTGAACACAGAGTGGGGGGCGTTCGGGGGCAACGGGGAGCTGGAGGAGTTCAGATTGGAGTACGACCGAGTGGTGGACGAGACCTCGATCAACCCTGGAAAACAGCT ATATGAGAAGTTGATCAGTGGGAAGTACATGGGAGAGCTGGTGAGGCTTGTTCTGATGAAGCTGGTGAATGAAGACCTGCTGTTTAACGGTGAAGCCTCGGAGCTGCTGAAGACACGTGGCAGCTTTGAGGCGCGTTACGTCTCACAGATGGAGAG TGATActggagacagaaaacaaatctatAATATCCTGTCATCCCTGGGTGTTCTGCCGTCAGAGCTGGACTGTGATATCGTACGTCTGGTCTGTGAGAGCGTTTCCACCCGCTCCGCTCACATGTGCGGTGCAGGACTCGCAGGTGTGATCAACACAATGAGGGAGCGACGCAGCCAGGAGGCCCTGAAGATCACAGTGGGGGTTGACGGGTCTGTGTACAAGCTGCACCCGTG TTTCCGTGACAGGTTCCACAAAGTGGTCAGGGACCTCACGCCTCACTGTGAGATCACCTTCCTCCAGTCAGAGGAGGGCAGCGGCCGTGGAGCAGCTCTTATCTCAGCAGTGGCCTGTAAGATGGCTGCGTGCATGCTCACACAATAA
- the gck gene encoding hexokinase-4 isoform X2: MGELVRLVLMKLVNEDLLFNGEASELLKTRGSFEARYVSQMESDTGDRKQIYNILSSLGVLPSELDCDIVRLVCESVSTRSAHMCGAGLAGVINTMRERRSQEALKITVGVDGSVYKLHPCFRDRFHKVVRDLTPHCEITFLQSEEGSGRGAALISAVACKMAACMLTQ, translated from the exons ATGGGAGAGCTGGTGAGGCTTGTTCTGATGAAGCTGGTGAATGAAGACCTGCTGTTTAACGGTGAAGCCTCGGAGCTGCTGAAGACACGTGGCAGCTTTGAGGCGCGTTACGTCTCACAGATGGAGAG TGATActggagacagaaaacaaatctatAATATCCTGTCATCCCTGGGTGTTCTGCCGTCAGAGCTGGACTGTGATATCGTACGTCTGGTCTGTGAGAGCGTTTCCACCCGCTCCGCTCACATGTGCGGTGCAGGACTCGCAGGTGTGATCAACACAATGAGGGAGCGACGCAGCCAGGAGGCCCTGAAGATCACAGTGGGGGTTGACGGGTCTGTGTACAAGCTGCACCCGTG TTTCCGTGACAGGTTCCACAAAGTGGTCAGGGACCTCACGCCTCACTGTGAGATCACCTTCCTCCAGTCAGAGGAGGGCAGCGGCCGTGGAGCAGCTCTTATCTCAGCAGTGGCCTGTAAGATGGCTGCGTGCATGCTCACACAATAA